A single genomic interval of Dyella sp. GSA-30 harbors:
- a CDS encoding GlsB/YeaQ/YmgE family stress response membrane protein, with amino-acid sequence MAAHGIIVWIIIGAVAGWLAGLLVKGGGFGLFADIAVGIVGAFVGGWLAGLLGIGVSAGLFGSIITATIGAVVLLLALRAIKVLVK; translated from the coding sequence ATGGCAGCACATGGCATCATCGTCTGGATCATCATCGGTGCCGTCGCCGGCTGGCTGGCGGGTTTGCTGGTAAAAGGCGGCGGATTCGGTCTGTTTGCCGATATCGCGGTCGGCATCGTTGGTGCCTTTGTTGGCGGCTGGCTTGCCGGGTTGCTTGGGATCGGCGTGAGCGCCGGCCTGTTCGGTTCGATCATTACTGCCACCATCGGCGCTGTGGTGCTTTTGCTGGCGCTGCGTGCCATCAAGGTTCTGGTCAAGTAA
- a CDS encoding response regulator transcription factor, with translation MRIIISDDHPVVLAGLKASLQAYGDRFTVVGEAYSGPELVSLVSRVPCDLLITDFSMPGSHPASDGLSMLRQLREASPQLPILVLTMLSNPGLIQGMIAAGVRGVVDKMAGTKELMLAIDAIRAGRTYLSERTRRQIEGTTTPTDEHGPISPREAEIVRFLAEGLTVSEIARRTGRSVKTISQQKRDAMRKLGLESDKQLFEYARSLGS, from the coding sequence GTGAGGATCATTATTTCCGACGACCATCCGGTGGTTCTGGCCGGGCTCAAGGCATCGCTACAGGCTTATGGCGACCGCTTCACCGTTGTCGGCGAGGCCTATAGCGGGCCGGAGCTGGTTTCGTTGGTTTCGCGGGTTCCCTGCGATCTGCTGATCACCGATTTTTCCATGCCGGGCAGCCACCCCGCCAGTGATGGCCTGAGCATGCTGCGGCAGTTGCGCGAAGCCAGTCCACAACTGCCTATCCTGGTGTTGACCATGCTCAGCAACCCCGGCCTCATCCAGGGCATGATCGCCGCTGGTGTGCGTGGCGTGGTGGACAAGATGGCGGGCACCAAGGAGTTGATGCTCGCGATCGATGCGATTCGTGCCGGCCGTACTTATCTGAGCGAGCGTACGCGTCGCCAGATCGAAGGCACCACCACGCCCACCGATGAGCACGGGCCGATTTCTCCACGCGAGGCGGAAATCGTTCGCTTTCTTGCTGAGGGGCTTACCGTGTCGGAGATTGCGCGGCGTACCGGCCGCAGCGTGAAGACGATCAGTCAGCAGAAGCGCGACGCTATGCGCAAGCTTGGGCTGGAGAGTGACAAGCAGTTGTTTGAGTATGCTCGGTCGCTTGGGTCTTAG
- a CDS encoding PAS domain-containing hybrid sensor histidine kinase/response regulator: MGSTTTVPPNDYLALQGLMPDHSGWLAAVLDNASTAAWVDNRAVPITPVTLALAGLLLATALVGLMLTWLLQRRDRNAKALQAELAGQRFFSEETLNALPFPVAVHHLDGTCRSANTACQRDRPAFDALMATMDDRHIAQTLQAGVDGYRHEISYTDDAGRTRAAVVLNKLLLSPGGEPDGFTSSLFEVTEFHAAEQAARSTELRLREIAQHIPLVIFTRAVDARNVHRLVFAAGDMHALFGLGVADLVESGEVLRERALHDRVHPDDLPAFDAFMSANGDMQLRSLDFRAFGQEGLRWIHAMLAPQRMPSGDLRLLGCFIDTTELNLRNETLRIARDVAERASKAKADFLATMSHEIRTPMNGVIGMLELLGHTPINAEQRELLRAVEDSASVLLQILNDILDFSKLEAGDLRLDETAFEPRALIDSVMNVMASSAQKKGLSVRISIDTGVAGALRGDSVRLRQILLNLVNNATKFTERGSVSVRLMLLGDDGSHQRLRLSVTDTGIGIAKDRQATLFNPFTQAEAWTSRRYGGTGLGLAICRHLAQLMDGSIELSSEPGAGTTVMLDLRLSIVQREAATPANLRGRHAIVRLGSDDTATALCESLKSLGVSVENAPPSQPLREGMAASLLFIDPLDQASATQVSAHVVAVTGEPLRGMGVETANGRVLLSANPLRWQSLIRACMVSLELDAALEQPTASPGTAIDQAPLPDSNLLATAQADLPLHRGHVLVAEDHPISQQLIGRQLALLGLTCDIVDNGQDAYEALSGGDYDLLLTDCNMPTMSGYELASAWRRHEAAAPGQRRLPIVAMTANALGGEAIKARDAGMDDVLSKPLQLLPLSRKLGQWLPDRAIELPTQAHGYSGVMGADDAFRSQMLHMFTNASRDDLRELARCVAEGDSAAASLALHRLLGALQLFNEDGALMEEGRRLLLALNGEHGSQALPELPGFAQETEKFLIKLNAHPPAATP, translated from the coding sequence ATGGGATCGACCACGACAGTGCCGCCGAATGATTACCTTGCCCTCCAAGGACTGATGCCGGACCACTCGGGGTGGTTGGCGGCTGTGCTGGACAACGCGTCCACGGCAGCCTGGGTGGACAACCGGGCGGTTCCCATCACCCCTGTGACTCTGGCTTTGGCCGGTCTGTTGTTGGCCACAGCCCTGGTAGGGCTGATGCTTACCTGGCTCCTGCAGCGTAGGGATCGCAATGCAAAGGCCTTGCAGGCCGAACTGGCCGGCCAACGCTTTTTTTCCGAAGAAACCCTCAATGCACTGCCCTTCCCAGTCGCCGTGCATCACCTCGATGGCACCTGCCGGAGCGCCAATACAGCTTGCCAGCGCGACCGGCCGGCCTTCGATGCCCTGATGGCGACCATGGACGATCGGCACATCGCGCAAACGTTGCAAGCGGGCGTCGATGGCTATCGTCACGAGATAAGTTACACAGACGACGCCGGACGAACACGCGCGGCGGTCGTCCTGAACAAGCTCCTGCTCAGCCCTGGCGGCGAGCCTGACGGTTTCACCAGCTCGTTGTTTGAGGTGACCGAGTTCCATGCTGCCGAGCAAGCGGCGCGCTCCACGGAACTTCGCCTGCGCGAGATCGCGCAACACATTCCCCTGGTGATTTTCACGCGCGCCGTCGATGCTCGGAATGTGCATCGGCTGGTCTTTGCCGCAGGCGACATGCACGCGCTGTTCGGCCTGGGCGTCGCCGATCTGGTCGAATCGGGCGAGGTGCTGCGCGAACGCGCGCTCCATGATCGGGTCCATCCGGACGACTTGCCGGCTTTCGATGCCTTCATGTCCGCCAACGGCGATATGCAGCTGCGATCGCTCGATTTTCGCGCCTTCGGCCAGGAAGGATTGCGCTGGATCCACGCCATGCTCGCCCCACAGCGGATGCCAAGCGGCGATCTGCGTCTGCTGGGCTGCTTCATCGACACGACCGAACTCAATCTTCGCAACGAAACGCTGCGGATCGCACGCGATGTCGCCGAGCGCGCCTCCAAGGCCAAGGCGGATTTCCTGGCCACCATGAGCCACGAGATCCGCACGCCGATGAATGGCGTGATCGGCATGCTGGAATTGCTGGGCCATACACCGATCAATGCGGAGCAGCGCGAACTCCTGCGCGCCGTCGAAGACTCCGCCAGCGTGTTACTTCAGATACTCAACGACATCCTGGATTTCTCCAAGCTGGAAGCGGGCGACCTGCGCCTGGACGAAACCGCTTTCGAACCACGCGCGTTGATCGACAGCGTGATGAACGTGATGGCCTCGTCGGCTCAGAAGAAGGGATTGAGCGTACGCATATCCATCGATACCGGCGTTGCCGGCGCGCTGCGCGGCGACAGCGTTCGCCTCAGGCAGATTCTGCTCAATCTGGTGAACAACGCCACCAAGTTCACCGAACGCGGCAGCGTTTCCGTACGTCTTATGCTGCTGGGCGACGATGGCTCGCATCAGCGTCTACGCCTGAGTGTCACCGATACCGGTATCGGCATCGCCAAGGACCGGCAAGCCACCCTCTTCAATCCCTTTACCCAGGCCGAAGCATGGACGAGTCGCCGCTACGGCGGCACCGGTCTGGGCCTGGCTATCTGCCGTCATCTGGCGCAATTGATGGATGGCAGCATCGAACTGAGCAGCGAGCCCGGTGCGGGAACCACCGTCATGCTCGATCTGCGCCTATCGATCGTTCAACGCGAAGCAGCAACACCGGCAAACTTGCGTGGACGCCACGCTATCGTGCGTCTCGGTTCGGATGACACCGCCACGGCACTTTGCGAATCGCTCAAATCGTTAGGCGTCAGTGTCGAGAACGCGCCCCCCTCGCAGCCGCTGCGCGAAGGCATGGCAGCGAGCCTGCTGTTTATCGATCCGCTCGATCAGGCCAGCGCCACCCAGGTCAGCGCTCACGTGGTCGCGGTCACCGGCGAGCCGCTCCGCGGCATGGGCGTCGAAACGGCGAATGGCCGTGTCCTGCTGAGCGCGAACCCGCTGCGCTGGCAATCGTTGATCCGTGCCTGCATGGTCTCGCTCGAACTGGATGCAGCCCTGGAACAACCGACCGCATCGCCAGGAACGGCTATCGACCAGGCTCCGCTGCCTGACTCGAACCTGCTGGCCACGGCACAGGCGGATCTGCCGCTTCATCGCGGCCACGTCCTGGTCGCTGAAGATCACCCCATCAGCCAGCAACTGATCGGCCGCCAGCTCGCCCTGCTCGGGCTCACCTGCGATATCGTGGACAACGGACAGGATGCCTATGAAGCCTTGTCCGGCGGCGACTACGACCTGCTCCTCACCGACTGCAACATGCCCACGATGAGCGGCTACGAACTCGCGTCGGCATGGCGTCGCCATGAAGCGGCTGCACCAGGCCAACGCCGGCTGCCGATTGTCGCAATGACGGCCAACGCCCTGGGTGGCGAAGCGATCAAGGCGCGGGACGCGGGCATGGACGACGTGCTCAGCAAACCCCTGCAGCTGCTGCCGCTCAGCCGGAAGCTCGGTCAATGGCTGCCGGATCGGGCCATCGAACTGCCCACCCAAGCGCACGGATATTCCGGTGTCATGGGCGCCGATGATGCCTTCCGTTCGCAGATGTTGCATATGTTTACCAACGCCAGTCGGGACGACCTTCGCGAGCTCGCGCGCTGCGTCGCCGAAGGCGATAGCGCGGCCGCATCGCTGGCCTTGCATCGCCTGCTCGGAGCCTTGCAGCTTTTCAACGAGGACGGCGCGCTGATGGAGGAAGGCCGGCGACTGCTGCTGGCCCTGAACGGGGAACATGGGTCTCAGGCCCTGCCGGAGCTGCCCGGATTCGCCCAGGAAACCGAGAAGTTTCTTATAAAACTTAATGCCCACCCACCTGCCGCAACCCCCTAA
- a CDS encoding FecR domain-containing protein: MSYRTRGRCQLGKWLVAASLAAMFIPAFAAPTADWSYRVRPGDNIWDLAARFLKPDVPWQKLQGYNNVADPLHLPPGMTMHVPVAWLRLRPAPAKIIAVIGNATAKPADAAQAIPVVKDMSVGFGTDLVTLAGASLTLELADGSHVLMQSDSELSLDRLSEYGGTGMVDTRMRLKRGRINSDVIPLNGNAARFSVSTPNTISSVRGTHFRVVANADDGTARTEVVSGRVDVGNDKRHVMVKTGLGVATSGNAAPGQPEALLSAPELHCPQEPVSQVPFEFQWTALASAQHYRVQIAPSAKFEALLLDQVIDENKINLPDLGNGGYAIRVRGIGNNQLEGLDATCLLAIAANPQPPLVLEPQPNSKVRDARPTFRWTESQQAASYVWQLSSDPAFGQLLADDQTVHGSDKRAPQSLSYGHYFWRVASRDAQGKVGPYTKSMPFELVPNPPAPEPGAPKHERGDLVLSWPEGTPGQRYHIQLSQKTDFSKLLVDDTVSEPQLSLKKLPSGKWYVRVQTIDTDGYAGPWGPIQRTRIPCTACRWVEAGGGVVLLWLVL, encoded by the coding sequence ATGTCATACCGCACTAGGGGACGGTGTCAGCTTGGCAAATGGCTGGTAGCCGCATCGCTCGCGGCCATGTTCATACCCGCTTTCGCAGCGCCGACGGCCGATTGGAGCTATCGCGTGCGTCCGGGGGACAATATCTGGGATCTGGCCGCCCGCTTTCTGAAGCCCGACGTGCCCTGGCAGAAGCTGCAGGGCTATAACAACGTTGCCGATCCGTTGCATCTGCCGCCGGGGATGACCATGCATGTCCCCGTAGCGTGGCTGCGCCTGCGACCCGCTCCCGCGAAGATCATCGCCGTTATCGGCAACGCCACGGCCAAGCCCGCCGATGCCGCGCAGGCGATCCCTGTGGTCAAGGACATGTCGGTGGGTTTCGGCACCGACCTGGTCACGCTCGCTGGTGCCAGCCTCACGCTCGAACTGGCCGACGGTTCGCACGTGCTTATGCAGAGCGACAGCGAATTGTCGCTGGACCGCCTCAGCGAATACGGCGGCACCGGCATGGTCGACACGCGCATGCGGCTCAAGCGCGGGCGCATCAACAGCGACGTCATCCCGCTGAACGGTAACGCGGCACGCTTCAGCGTATCCACGCCCAACACGATCTCCAGCGTACGCGGTACGCATTTCCGCGTTGTCGCCAATGCCGACGATGGCACCGCGCGAACCGAAGTGGTCTCCGGGCGCGTCGATGTCGGCAACGACAAGCGCCACGTGATGGTCAAGACGGGCCTGGGCGTAGCCACCTCCGGCAACGCCGCGCCCGGCCAGCCCGAGGCCTTGCTATCGGCGCCCGAACTGCACTGCCCGCAGGAGCCGGTCAGCCAGGTCCCGTTTGAATTTCAGTGGACGGCATTGGCGAGCGCACAGCATTACCGCGTGCAGATCGCACCGAGCGCCAAGTTCGAAGCCTTGCTGCTCGATCAGGTCATCGACGAAAACAAGATCAACCTGCCCGACCTGGGCAATGGCGGCTACGCGATCCGTGTGCGCGGCATCGGCAACAACCAGCTCGAAGGGCTCGATGCCACCTGCCTGTTGGCGATCGCCGCCAACCCGCAACCACCGCTGGTGCTGGAACCGCAACCGAACAGCAAGGTTCGCGATGCCCGCCCGACATTCCGCTGGACGGAAAGCCAGCAGGCTGCCTCGTATGTGTGGCAGCTATCGAGCGACCCGGCCTTTGGCCAGTTGCTTGCCGACGACCAGACCGTCCACGGCAGCGACAAGCGCGCGCCGCAATCGCTGTCCTATGGCCACTACTTCTGGCGCGTGGCCAGCCGTGACGCTCAAGGCAAGGTCGGCCCGTACACCAAGTCGATGCCGTTCGAACTGGTCCCCAACCCGCCCGCCCCCGAACCCGGTGCGCCCAAGCATGAGCGTGGCGATCTGGTACTGAGCTGGCCTGAAGGCACACCGGGGCAGCGTTACCATATTCAGCTCTCGCAAAAGACCGATTTCTCGAAGCTGCTGGTGGACGACACTGTGAGCGAGCCGCAGCTCAGCCTGAAGAAATTGCCATCCGGCAAGTGGTATGTACGCGTGCAAACCATCGATACCGACGGCTATGCCGGTCCCTGGGGTCCGATCCAGCGAACCCGGATTCCATGCACGGCATGCCGCTGGGTCGAAGCGGGAGGCGGTGTCGTGCTGCTTTGGCTGGTGCTCTGA
- a CDS encoding CHASE2 domain-containing protein, translated as MHFDPLTFARRLLTWFAGISAVTLLMASGIAERADDALYDFHMRYWSYPASDNVVIVAIDPQSLAKIGNWPWPRSVHAKLIDRLTSAGVRGVGIDITMAEADADHPDDDLAVAQAIGRNGHVVMPVFAEATELGGVLEEMLPAPVIAHDAAAFGHVDASKDPDGVTRGVYLKAGLGQPHWSALALSLFDLGNKSQSVPIPGLQNPEQGDGSPYQWVRDDYVMLHFAAPIGGFNQVSYIDVLDGHVPPALLKGRWVLVGATAEGLGDRLDTSVSGGNPLMPGVEYQANILESIQDGRLITPLNFFNQLALNAALIALPLLLYGLPGFRRLWRVALVTLPASLVASLLLLRGASVWWPPATCLAVTVIGLMACWWTARFSRG; from the coding sequence ATGCACTTTGATCCGCTGACTTTCGCCAGACGTCTTTTGACCTGGTTCGCGGGTATTTCCGCGGTGACCTTGTTGATGGCCAGCGGCATCGCGGAACGAGCAGATGACGCTCTCTACGATTTCCATATGCGCTACTGGTCGTACCCGGCCAGCGACAACGTGGTGATCGTGGCGATCGATCCGCAAAGCCTGGCCAAGATCGGCAACTGGCCCTGGCCTCGCTCGGTCCATGCGAAGCTTATCGATCGCCTGACGTCGGCCGGGGTGCGCGGCGTCGGCATCGATATCACCATGGCCGAAGCGGATGCGGATCACCCCGACGACGATCTCGCCGTTGCACAGGCCATCGGGCGCAACGGCCACGTCGTCATGCCGGTCTTTGCCGAAGCCACCGAGCTGGGCGGCGTGCTGGAAGAAATGCTGCCGGCCCCGGTGATCGCGCACGACGCGGCCGCATTCGGCCACGTCGACGCATCCAAGGACCCGGACGGCGTCACACGCGGCGTCTATCTGAAGGCAGGCCTGGGGCAACCGCACTGGTCCGCGTTAGCGCTCTCGCTCTTTGACCTCGGCAACAAGTCGCAGTCCGTGCCGATACCGGGTTTGCAGAATCCGGAACAAGGCGACGGGTCGCCTTATCAATGGGTGCGCGACGACTACGTCATGTTGCATTTCGCCGCGCCCATCGGCGGCTTCAACCAGGTCTCTTACATCGACGTGTTGGACGGACATGTCCCTCCCGCTTTGCTAAAGGGACGCTGGGTGCTGGTCGGGGCAACCGCCGAAGGCCTGGGCGATCGCCTGGACACATCGGTCTCGGGCGGCAACCCGCTCATGCCCGGCGTCGAATACCAGGCGAACATACTCGAGTCCATCCAGGACGGCCGCTTGATTACGCCGCTGAATTTCTTCAACCAGCTGGCACTGAATGCGGCGTTGATCGCGTTACCGTTGCTGCTTTACGGTCTGCCGGGCTTCCGTCGATTGTGGCGTGTTGCGCTCGTAACGTTGCCGGCAAGCCTTGTCGCAAGCCTGCTTCTATTGCGCGGCGCATCTGTATGGTGGCCTCCGGCAACGTGCCTGGCGGTGACTGTCATTGGGCTGATGGCGTGCTGGTGGACAGCGAGATTCTCGCGCGGCTGA
- a CDS encoding efflux transporter outer membrane subunit, whose product MIIHRPLVSRSLGIALGALLAGCASSGHLQPSGHLTDAQSLKSDQSLAGVQLSPTAWPKEDWWIGFGDPQLTALINEALQNNPSLAIASARAKQAQAAAQAVDAGRKPQVALDAAMLGSRLSSKDPIYPPYALGTFVWAKQADLELSWDLDIWGGRRDAWEAALGRSRAADIDAHAARIQLSVNVARTYVQLSYAFALRDVAEQELARAKQSASYTHRLVTGGLQRPQQQYLADSQVASAEQQKTQADRAIDAARSSLSVLLGQGPDRGRTIDRPTLVDTGDVVLPDQISIDLLGRRADLVAARWQVEAAGKEIKAAKTAFLPNISLSAMAGFVAVGGSTNLFQLPARTYSVSPALTLPIFDGGKLRANLAAKDAGYDEAVARYNTLLVSAVNDVVDLVSAADSVRTQITQEKRAKDDAQKSWNDAQALYKGGLTDAITPLVTRQQLLLTEQRLAVLQSQQTDIAVRLIEALGGGYDASAQTAEVAAESH is encoded by the coding sequence ATGATCATCCATAGACCCCTCGTTTCCCGCAGCCTTGGCATCGCCCTCGGCGCCTTGCTGGCCGGATGCGCCAGCAGCGGCCATTTGCAGCCCAGCGGTCACCTGACCGATGCACAAAGCCTCAAGTCCGATCAGAGCCTGGCCGGCGTGCAGCTCAGCCCAACGGCGTGGCCCAAGGAGGATTGGTGGATCGGCTTCGGCGACCCGCAGTTGACGGCGCTCATCAACGAGGCCCTGCAGAACAACCCGAGCCTGGCCATCGCCAGCGCACGCGCGAAACAGGCCCAGGCTGCCGCGCAGGCGGTCGATGCCGGCCGCAAACCCCAAGTTGCGCTGGATGCGGCGATGCTGGGCTCCCGGTTGTCCAGCAAGGATCCGATCTATCCTCCTTATGCGCTCGGTACATTTGTCTGGGCCAAGCAGGCCGATCTCGAACTGTCGTGGGACCTCGATATCTGGGGCGGTCGCCGTGACGCGTGGGAAGCGGCACTCGGACGCAGTCGAGCGGCGGACATCGACGCGCATGCCGCGCGTATCCAGCTGTCGGTGAACGTGGCGCGCACGTATGTGCAACTGAGCTATGCCTTTGCGCTGCGTGATGTCGCCGAACAGGAACTCGCGCGCGCCAAGCAATCGGCGAGCTATACGCATCGGCTGGTCACGGGCGGGCTGCAGCGGCCGCAGCAGCAATATCTGGCCGACTCGCAGGTCGCCAGCGCGGAGCAACAGAAAACCCAGGCGGATCGCGCCATCGATGCGGCGCGCAGCAGCCTTTCGGTTTTGCTGGGGCAGGGGCCGGATCGTGGGCGCACGATCGATCGTCCGACGCTGGTCGACACCGGTGATGTCGTTCTTCCCGACCAGATTTCCATCGACTTGCTTGGGCGCCGCGCCGATCTGGTAGCGGCGCGCTGGCAGGTCGAAGCCGCCGGCAAGGAGATCAAGGCGGCCAAGACGGCCTTTCTTCCCAATATCAGCCTGAGCGCCATGGCGGGCTTTGTCGCGGTGGGCGGCAGCACGAATCTGTTCCAGCTGCCTGCGCGCACATATAGCGTGTCGCCTGCGCTCACGTTACCTATTTTCGACGGCGGCAAGTTGCGCGCGAATCTGGCGGCCAAGGATGCCGGCTACGACGAAGCGGTAGCGCGCTACAACACCTTGCTGGTCAGTGCGGTCAACGATGTTGTCGACCTGGTGTCGGCCGCCGATTCGGTGCGCACGCAGATTACGCAGGAAAAGCGGGCGAAGGACGATGCGCAGAAAAGTTGGAACGATGCGCAAGCGCTCTACAAGGGTGGTTTGACCGATGCGATTACGCCACTGGTAACGCGCCAGCAGTTGTTGCTGACCGAGCAACGGCTTGCCGTGTTGCAGAGTCAGCAGACGGATATTGCCGTTCGACTGATCGAAGCGTTGGGTGGTGGTTATGACGCGTCGGCGCAGACGGCCGAGGTGGCGGCGGAGAGTCATTGA
- a CDS encoding AI-2E family transporter has protein sequence MPLPSASDPSPVTPAPYRAIAIMASATVLGLVYLGREVLIPITLAILLSLLVAPVVRRLRKIGLGHGGSVFVAVFILAVFLGYLAAVVGSQVVHLARSLPQYETTIQAKVHTLRDASLGRLEAMQGSTKTLMQQLFDDKSSSSPRVEDTHRPAVTEVPDDTTPLHLSGTNSMQAITHIFSSIWVPLQSAGIILVVLFFVLLEYESLRDRFIRLVGGTDLRATTAAINDASARLSRFFASQFAVNFGVGVVIWIGLTLIGVPSAPLWGIMTALLRFVPYVGVWLAAIFAGILAAAVEPGWSMMLMTVGLYLVVELIVGQVIEPQLYGHTTGLSPLAVVVAAIFWSWLWGPVGLIVSTPLSLCLVVAGRHVKALMLLDVLLGDLPALTMPQRFYQRALSGDSDEIIADARGFLRRKSFAAYCDVVLLPALQLARSDLNQGVINQQQQVVVRTAIVRAIESLGSKDRSLSRWRRRPSSVLEGSNLGMVLRQQRESTSGRWQGSLKVAPRSVVLCVGLGGLGDDLCTEILARILRDLDIDARHFSLEEIDAFEKHPPEGATVDGVSMVYLVSIDTLDSNKASVSSAADMRGRFPDTPIVVVLLPQLLTGPDLTLDHSAADHVTHSFEHATQLAIAQFPKVDRKTQPGAPEL, from the coding sequence ATGCCGTTGCCGTCTGCCTCGGACCCGTCGCCGGTAACGCCCGCGCCGTATCGCGCCATCGCGATCATGGCCAGCGCGACCGTGCTGGGCCTGGTGTATCTGGGTAGAGAGGTGCTTATCCCGATCACGCTGGCGATCCTGCTGAGCCTGCTGGTGGCCCCGGTGGTCCGCCGCTTGCGCAAGATCGGCCTGGGGCACGGCGGGTCCGTCTTCGTGGCGGTATTCATCCTCGCCGTCTTCCTGGGTTACCTGGCCGCCGTGGTCGGCTCGCAGGTCGTCCATCTGGCCAGGAGCCTCCCGCAGTACGAAACGACTATCCAGGCAAAAGTCCATACGTTGCGCGATGCCTCGCTTGGCCGCCTGGAAGCCATGCAGGGTTCGACCAAGACCCTGATGCAACAACTTTTCGACGACAAGTCGTCGTCCTCGCCACGCGTCGAAGACACGCATCGCCCCGCAGTTACCGAGGTACCGGACGATACGACACCGCTGCATCTATCGGGAACGAACTCGATGCAGGCCATCACGCATATCTTCTCGTCGATATGGGTGCCGCTGCAAAGCGCGGGCATCATACTGGTGGTTCTGTTCTTCGTGCTTCTCGAATACGAGTCGCTGAGAGATCGCTTCATCCGCCTGGTAGGTGGCACCGATCTTCGTGCGACCACTGCGGCGATCAACGATGCCAGCGCACGACTGTCGCGCTTCTTTGCATCTCAATTTGCGGTCAACTTCGGCGTTGGCGTGGTGATCTGGATAGGGCTCACCCTTATCGGCGTACCCAGTGCACCGCTATGGGGCATCATGACAGCGCTTTTGCGCTTTGTTCCCTATGTCGGTGTGTGGTTGGCGGCGATCTTCGCCGGCATATTGGCAGCCGCGGTCGAACCGGGTTGGTCGATGATGCTGATGACCGTCGGCCTGTATCTGGTTGTCGAATTGATCGTCGGACAGGTCATCGAGCCGCAGCTTTATGGCCATACCACCGGCCTGTCTCCCCTGGCCGTGGTGGTCGCCGCCATTTTCTGGAGCTGGTTGTGGGGCCCGGTCGGGCTGATCGTATCCACCCCGCTGTCGCTATGCCTGGTGGTCGCCGGGCGGCACGTCAAGGCGCTGATGCTGCTCGATGTACTGCTTGGCGACCTGCCCGCACTCACCATGCCGCAACGCTTCTATCAACGCGCGCTCTCCGGCGATTCGGATGAAATCATTGCCGATGCGCGTGGTTTTCTGCGCAGAAAATCTTTCGCCGCCTACTGCGATGTTGTCCTGCTGCCCGCGCTGCAGCTTGCCCGCAGCGATCTCAATCAAGGCGTGATCAATCAACAGCAACAGGTGGTCGTTCGAACCGCGATCGTCCGCGCGATCGAATCACTGGGAAGCAAGGACCGCTCGCTATCGCGCTGGCGTCGTCGCCCTTCTTCGGTACTGGAAGGCAGCAACCTGGGAATGGTGCTGAGGCAGCAGCGGGAAAGCACCAGCGGGCGCTGGCAAGGCTCGTTGAAAGTCGCGCCGAGGTCCGTAGTTCTGTGCGTCGGCCTGGGTGGCCTGGGCGACGATCTGTGCACGGAAATCCTCGCGCGCATTCTGCGCGATCTGGATATCGATGCACGACACTTCTCGCTGGAAGAAATCGACGCGTTTGAAAAGCATCCTCCCGAAGGCGCCACTGTCGATGGCGTATCGATGGTGTACCTGGTCAGCATCGACACGCTCGATTCGAACAAGGCCAGCGTATCTTCCGCCGCCGATATGCGTGGCCGCTTTCCCGATACTCCGATCGTCGTCGTTCTACTCCCGCAACTGCTTACCGGGCCCGACCTCACGCTGGATCACTCCGCCGCCGACCACGTGACTCATTCGTTTGAACACGCCACTCAACTGGCGATCGCGCAGTTTCCGAAGGTCGATCGAAAAACCCAACCGGGCGCACCGGAACTGTAG